The following proteins are encoded in a genomic region of Ornithinibacillus sp. 4-3:
- a CDS encoding SRPBCC family protein, which translates to MGTMITIETTVHVSVEDAWFYWTEPEHITKWSAASDEWHAPKAENDLRAGGKFITRMEAKDGSFGFDFGGIYDEVNLHRLISYTLDDGRKVTITFADQGNKTKITEVFEAEAENSIEMQRDGWQAILDNFKRYSESHK; encoded by the coding sequence ATGGGGACAATGATAACTATTGAAACAACTGTTCACGTATCTGTTGAGGATGCATGGTTTTATTGGACAGAACCAGAACATATAACGAAATGGTCTGCTGCTTCAGATGAATGGCATGCGCCAAAGGCTGAGAATGATTTGCGAGCTGGAGGGAAATTTATTACAAGAATGGAAGCCAAGGATGGAAGTTTTGGATTTGATTTTGGTGGTATCTACGATGAAGTAAACTTGCACAGACTGATTTCTTATACACTTGATGATGGTAGAAAGGTTACTATCACTTTCGCTGACCAAGGAAATAAAACAAAAATTACAGAGGTTTTTGAAGCAGAAGCTGAAAATTCTATTGAAATGCAACGAGATGGCTGGCAGGCAATTTTAGATAATTTTAAAAGATATAGTGAGTCACATAAATAA
- a CDS encoding DUF402 domain-containing protein: MDKIKVLVSKYNGKNHYEWKSKLLKETEDYIMIFGEPGRKLYHHSKNKVYEFGTYSIEFFQKNTWYTVNLDIYENGDVEYYCNICLPPEFHKNEIRFIDMDIDVIRSKDGEWSVVDVDEFEDNAKELCYSLEVKDKVQKSLSNLLYRIEQKEFPFNGFFEKYINYLLAKEFL, from the coding sequence ATGGATAAAATTAAAGTTTTAGTATCTAAATACAATGGTAAAAATCATTATGAATGGAAATCTAAGCTATTAAAAGAAACAGAAGACTATATTATGATTTTTGGTGAGCCAGGTAGAAAGTTGTATCATCATAGCAAAAATAAGGTATATGAATTTGGGACATATTCAATAGAGTTTTTTCAAAAAAATACTTGGTATACGGTAAATTTAGATATTTATGAGAATGGAGATGTAGAATATTATTGTAATATTTGTTTACCTCCAGAGTTCCATAAAAATGAAATTAGATTTATAGATATGGATATTGATGTGATAAGAAGCAAGGATGGCGAATGGTCGGTTGTAGATGTGGATGAATTTGAAGATAATGCTAAGGAGCTTTGTTATTCTTTAGAAGTAAAGGATAAAGTACAGAAGAGTTTGAGTAACTTATTGTATAGGATTGAACAAAAAGAGTTTCCGTTTAATGGTTTTTTTGAAAAGTATATTAATTACCTACTGGCTAAGGAATTTTTATAA
- a CDS encoding DUF4188 domain-containing protein: MPKKIHKGRYTTENSKDMVVFIIGMRVNKWWSIRKWGPVFTAMPGMIRELYENKEELGFLSMESYFGLRTTLMVQYWRSTEDLLAYARGKKHLAAWRNFNNKASNNDAVGFYHETYQIQPGNYESVYINMPLFGMGNAINHIPVPAKYGSARKRLEGINQQQRS; encoded by the coding sequence ATGCCTAAAAAAATTCACAAAGGTCGATACACAACGGAAAACAGTAAAGATATGGTTGTTTTTATTATTGGTATGCGTGTTAATAAATGGTGGTCGATTCGCAAATGGGGACCTGTTTTTACTGCAATGCCTGGGATGATTCGTGAGCTTTATGAAAATAAGGAAGAATTAGGATTCCTTTCTATGGAAAGCTATTTTGGTTTACGAACAACGTTGATGGTGCAATATTGGCGGTCTACTGAAGATTTACTCGCTTATGCAAGAGGTAAAAAGCATTTGGCTGCCTGGAGAAACTTTAATAATAAAGCCTCCAACAATGATGCAGTTGGATTTTATCATGAAACTTATCAAATACAACCAGGGAATTATGAATCTGTTTATATCAATATGCCTTTATTTGGTATGGGCAATGCCATTAACCATATTCCTGTCCCAGCAAAATATGGTTCTGCACGAAAACGTCTGGAAGGAATAAATCAACAACAAAGAAGCTAG
- a CDS encoding PadR family transcriptional regulator, translating into MKKYNDTTYAILGILTTDCRSGYEIKSFIDNSLTHFWKISYGQIYPTLKLIEADELATVQITSDEGKPTRKEYSLTKKGMQALKEWLEQPLKQLPVERNEVLLKLFFGQHQTVEQTLQLLEDYQKKLKATYEKYEGIEEMISYYDNNKNDAKYWLFTLDYGKKVTEAALAWCEETIKNL; encoded by the coding sequence ATGAAGAAATACAATGATACAACATACGCGATACTTGGAATCCTAACAACAGACTGCCGATCTGGTTATGAAATAAAAAGTTTTATTGATAACAGCCTTACTCATTTCTGGAAAATTAGCTACGGACAAATCTATCCAACTTTAAAGCTTATAGAAGCAGATGAATTAGCAACAGTTCAAATAACATCAGACGAAGGAAAGCCTACACGTAAAGAATACTCTCTTACAAAAAAAGGTATGCAAGCATTAAAGGAATGGCTAGAGCAACCGTTAAAGCAATTACCAGTAGAAAGAAATGAAGTACTGCTAAAATTATTTTTTGGACAGCATCAAACAGTTGAACAGACGCTTCAGCTATTAGAAGATTATCAGAAAAAATTAAAAGCAACATATGAAAAATACGAAGGAATCGAAGAAATGATTTCTTATTACGACAATAACAAGAATGATGCGAAATACTGGCTGTTTACACTTGATTATGGAAAAAAAGTGACGGAAGCTGCTTTAGCATGGTGTGAGGAAACAATTAAAAATCTATAG
- a CDS encoding alpha/beta hydrolase fold domain-containing protein, whose protein sequence is MRSMQSWMIERLLMRFSNKNSFTNKKKYKAFLKKRRIENEKPYKLSKYIQQKFNIKKEIFAEMECYIFNSDLADSKKSILYLHGGGYIKQPSIYHWHFLGKLAKATNAKIYVPIYPKAPNHQYKESFDKVLPIYKWILEISNKKDIILMGDSAGGGFALALAQLLLEKKLLQPRHIILLSPWLDLTLKNPEASKLERKDPMLGIYGLIQMGKAYAGDTDPNHYLLSPINGKLKGLGEITLFVGTHEVFLPDARKLIEMAKPLDVKINYFEYPKMNHIFLLYPTPEAKKATKEIVKIIMQK, encoded by the coding sequence ATGAGAAGTATGCAAAGCTGGATGATAGAACGATTACTTATGCGTTTTAGTAATAAAAATAGCTTTACGAATAAGAAAAAGTATAAGGCTTTTTTAAAAAAGCGACGAATCGAAAATGAAAAACCATATAAATTATCAAAATATATTCAGCAAAAATTTAATATCAAAAAAGAAATTTTTGCTGAAATGGAATGTTACATATTTAATTCAGACCTTGCCGACTCAAAAAAATCCATACTCTATTTACATGGAGGAGGATATATTAAACAGCCTTCCATATACCATTGGCATTTTCTCGGAAAACTAGCAAAAGCTACAAATGCTAAAATATATGTTCCAATTTATCCAAAAGCACCTAATCATCAATATAAAGAGTCTTTTGATAAAGTTCTGCCAATATATAAATGGATTTTAGAGATATCGAATAAAAAAGATATTATTTTAATGGGAGATTCTGCTGGTGGAGGATTCGCATTAGCGCTAGCACAATTACTTTTAGAGAAAAAATTATTACAACCAAGACATATTATTTTACTATCTCCTTGGCTCGATCTTACCTTGAAGAATCCAGAAGCTTCCAAACTAGAGCGCAAAGATCCAATGTTAGGTATTTATGGCTTGATTCAAATGGGTAAAGCATATGCAGGAGATACTGATCCAAACCATTATTTATTAAGTCCAATCAATGGAAAATTAAAGGGATTAGGAGAAATTACTTTATTTGTAGGGACACATGAAGTCTTTTTGCCAGATGCAAGAAAGCTTATTGAAATGGCTAAACCATTGGATGTAAAAATAAATTATTTTGAATATCCGAAAATGAATCATATTTTCTTGCTCTATCCTACCCCAGAAGCCAAAAAAGCTACTAAAGAAATTGTAAAGATTATTATGCAAAAATGA
- a CDS encoding acyltransferase yields the protein MSEWYRLDNAGKVFHAVSEPANSSVFRISTIMKKTVQSEKLQLALDKTIKRFPIFAVKLRKGAFWDFLVDNKEKLYVQLESQYPCAPIDPLETNGFLLRIIYYKKRISVEFFHSVTDGTGALEFMKALVYYYLVHLGEEVNYESVLIDIHNEQSYYERDDSYQNYVTNEKTVMAKEISSYQIRGVPIDQTITIHGRMSAGKIHQLAKKHETTITVFITAILIAAIYKERLKYRAYKEEIKIAIPVNLRSLFPSNTLRNFFGVVNIGMVVTESTTLEEIIRETSKQLQEKVQKEILQQSINDRVKWQTRLTARFIPLPLKYYAIRYGYRSFSERTKAMTLTNMGMVRFSESIDPHISHMEMVMYPTKKSPINGGMIAVGDELVITFARMIQEADIIRTFFKELSKTYNLEIEVYSNDNR from the coding sequence ATGAGTGAATGGTACAGACTTGATAATGCAGGTAAAGTGTTTCATGCTGTGTCAGAACCAGCTAATTCTTCGGTCTTCCGAATTTCAACTATTATGAAGAAAACTGTACAATCAGAGAAACTTCAATTGGCATTAGATAAAACGATTAAACGATTTCCCATATTTGCAGTGAAGCTTCGAAAAGGAGCTTTCTGGGATTTTCTAGTAGACAATAAGGAGAAGCTATATGTTCAGCTAGAAAGTCAATATCCATGTGCGCCAATCGATCCATTAGAAACAAATGGCTTCTTACTACGCATTATTTATTATAAAAAGCGGATTTCAGTTGAATTTTTTCATTCCGTTACAGATGGCACAGGCGCTTTAGAATTTATGAAAGCATTAGTTTATTACTACTTAGTTCATTTAGGGGAAGAAGTAAACTATGAGAGTGTGTTGATCGATATTCATAATGAACAAAGTTACTATGAAAGAGACGATAGCTATCAAAACTATGTCACAAATGAAAAAACAGTAATGGCTAAGGAAATATCTTCTTATCAAATTCGTGGAGTACCCATAGATCAAACCATAACAATCCATGGGAGAATGAGTGCAGGCAAAATACATCAGCTTGCTAAAAAGCACGAAACAACAATTACTGTATTTATCACTGCTATTTTAATTGCAGCTATTTATAAAGAAAGATTAAAGTACAGAGCATATAAAGAGGAAATAAAAATTGCTATTCCAGTTAATTTACGAAGCCTTTTTCCATCTAATACATTACGTAATTTTTTTGGAGTAGTTAATATAGGGATGGTTGTTACAGAAAGCACAACATTGGAAGAAATTATTAGAGAAACATCAAAGCAATTACAGGAAAAAGTACAAAAAGAAATTTTACAGCAAAGCATTAATGATAGAGTAAAATGGCAAACAAGATTAACCGCACGTTTTATCCCACTTCCATTAAAATATTATGCGATTCGTTATGGGTACAGAAGCTTCAGTGAACGTACAAAAGCGATGACTTTGACAAATATGGGTATGGTCCGCTTCTCTGAATCTATAGATCCACATATTTCTCATATGGAAATGGTGATGTACCCAACAAAGAAAAGTCCAATCAATGGAGGTATGATTGCTGTTGGGGATGAACTTGTCATCACATTTGCCCGAATGATACAAGAAGCAGATATTATCCGTACCTTTTTTAAAGAACTGTCTAAAACTTATAACTTGGAGATAGAGGTGTACTCCAATGACAATAGATAA
- a CDS encoding DUF6320 domain-containing protein, whose protein sequence is MTIDKTEKHYCTNCNIYTKQHYCPLCKQGLSEVIEENEYYPAYEMKIKRRYFIQRLVLFIAIFSISTSLLINLLTDPDTLWFLYVLGPVLYGLLCINHTILSKAHTGSKVIFQVIVLSIMLFILDAASGSSKWSIHYVIPFLVTLATLFVTIIILRKPMKWSEYIGYMSTMVVLGFLPVILFLSSWSTVLWPSAVTALYALLTLIGMVLFSEKTMKNEIVRRFHF, encoded by the coding sequence ATGACAATAGATAAAACCGAGAAACATTATTGTACGAATTGTAATATCTATACAAAACAACATTATTGCCCTCTATGTAAACAGGGGCTTTCTGAAGTGATAGAGGAAAACGAATACTATCCAGCCTATGAAATGAAAATAAAGCGACGTTATTTTATCCAGCGTCTTGTTCTGTTTATTGCAATTTTCTCTATTAGTACAAGTCTGTTAATAAATTTATTAACAGACCCAGATACATTATGGTTTTTATATGTGTTAGGTCCAGTATTATATGGTTTATTATGTATTAATCATACTATTTTATCCAAGGCACATACTGGTTCAAAAGTGATTTTTCAAGTGATTGTACTTTCTATCATGCTGTTTATCTTGGACGCAGCGTCAGGAAGCTCAAAATGGTCTATTCACTATGTTATTCCTTTCCTTGTGACCTTGGCAACCTTATTTGTAACTATTATCATTCTTAGAAAGCCAATGAAATGGAGTGAATATATAGGATATATGTCCACAATGGTCGTTTTAGGATTTCTTCCTGTTATTCTTTTTCTAAGTTCTTGGTCAACTGTTTTATGGCCAAGTGCAGTAACTGCTTTATATGCATTACTCACATTAATCGGTATGGTATTATTTTCAGAAAAAACAATGAAAAATGAAATCGTACGGAGATTTCATTTTTAG
- a CDS encoding aminoglycoside adenylyltransferase domain-containing protein — protein sequence MEIDKQMNDVLKVLTNELPEILVGIYLCGSSVQGGLKANSDLDFLVIVKEKLSQKCKQNLIEKLKSFSKKIGEDTHLRYVEISVIVQAQITPWSYPPTQDFIYGEWLRDAYDRGYIPLNEANPDLTILLYQAREVAKRLYGSYSLQEILPEIPFTDVKLAMKESIAEIACDYEGDEQNAILTLCRIIQTCLTEKIYPKDIAGEIQAEQALTQHQKLIILAVESYLGEKEINWKNYDVTETVNYLHKQALIYL from the coding sequence ATGGAAATTGATAAACAAATGAATGATGTATTAAAAGTATTAACAAATGAACTACCAGAAATATTAGTTGGTATTTACTTATGTGGTTCTTCTGTACAAGGTGGATTGAAGGCTAATAGTGATTTAGATTTCTTAGTTATCGTTAAGGAAAAACTTTCTCAAAAATGCAAGCAAAATTTAATCGAAAAACTTAAATCTTTCTCTAAAAAGATTGGAGAAGACACTCATTTGCGATATGTAGAAATTTCTGTCATTGTTCAAGCACAAATTACACCTTGGTCCTATCCACCTACACAAGATTTTATCTATGGTGAATGGCTACGAGATGCTTACGATAGGGGATATATTCCTTTAAATGAAGCAAATCCTGATTTAACGATACTATTGTATCAAGCGAGAGAAGTAGCTAAAAGGCTCTATGGTTCCTATTCACTCCAAGAAATATTGCCCGAGATTCCTTTTACAGATGTGAAATTGGCAATGAAAGAATCAATTGCTGAAATAGCTTGTGATTATGAAGGTGATGAACAAAATGCAATCTTAACGCTTTGCCGGATAATCCAAACATGCTTAACTGAAAAAATCTATCCCAAAGATATTGCAGGAGAAATACAAGCTGAGCAGGCACTTACACAGCATCAAAAACTAATCATTTTAGCTGTCGAAAGCTATTTAGGTGAGAAAGAGATTAATTGGAAGAACTACGATGTTACTGAAACAGTAAATTATTTGCATAAACAAGCGTTAATATATCTTTAA
- a CDS encoding Y-family DNA polymerase, with protein sequence MKNIIMVDYSNEPRRNIMCIDAKSFFASVEASERNQHPLKARIAVVSKPDSQGGLVLASSPLVKEKYGVETGTRIYEIPPEANIEIVEPRMALYLEKNLEILRIFKRYVAEEDLHVYSIDESFIDVTRSKNLFGGAHHIAKKIQYDVWKELGLVLTIGIGDNPLLAKLALDHQAKHDVQNAFIGEWRYENVPDTVWKIGSLSKFWGIGQKTETNLNQLGIQNIYQLSQYSIHKLKSKFGVIGEQLFFHAHGIDRSILSDTYKPKSTSFSKNQILNRDYLVKYDIEIVIREMTDENVARLRKHRLVTGVIKLAIGYSKNTIHDGFKHEMKIDATDSSKQLKGYMLLMFNKYYKENTPVRIINITFGRLRPKQAIQLNFFEAPEEIIENEELDSAINIVRKKHGYTSLLHASSLLESGMARYRAKLLGGHRSGKEE encoded by the coding sequence ATGAAAAATATTATCATGGTGGATTACTCTAATGAACCACGTAGAAATATCATGTGTATTGATGCAAAATCCTTTTTCGCCAGCGTAGAAGCTTCTGAACGCAACCAACATCCTTTAAAAGCGCGAATTGCGGTTGTATCAAAGCCTGATAGTCAAGGTGGTTTAGTTTTAGCTTCATCTCCTTTAGTAAAAGAAAAATATGGCGTTGAAACAGGAACAAGAATTTACGAAATTCCTCCTGAAGCAAATATAGAAATCGTTGAACCACGTATGGCATTATATTTAGAAAAAAATTTAGAGATATTACGCATTTTTAAACGTTATGTAGCAGAAGAGGACTTGCATGTTTATTCCATCGATGAATCCTTTATTGACGTAACTAGATCCAAGAACCTTTTCGGCGGTGCACACCATATAGCGAAGAAAATCCAGTATGATGTTTGGAAAGAGCTAGGGTTAGTATTAACTATTGGAATAGGAGACAATCCACTTCTGGCAAAATTAGCACTCGATCATCAGGCAAAGCATGATGTGCAAAATGCTTTTATTGGGGAATGGAGATATGAAAATGTTCCAGATACCGTATGGAAAATAGGATCTTTAAGTAAGTTTTGGGGAATAGGACAAAAAACAGAAACAAATTTAAATCAATTAGGAATTCAAAATATTTATCAGCTATCTCAATATAGTATTCATAAATTAAAATCAAAATTCGGGGTCATTGGAGAGCAGCTCTTTTTTCATGCCCATGGAATTGATAGAAGCATTTTATCTGATACCTACAAGCCTAAAAGTACATCCTTTAGTAAAAATCAGATATTAAATAGAGATTATCTTGTTAAATATGATATTGAGATTGTTATTCGAGAAATGACAGATGAGAATGTAGCCAGATTAAGAAAACATCGACTAGTAACTGGTGTTATAAAATTAGCTATCGGATATTCTAAAAATACGATACATGATGGATTCAAACATGAAATGAAAATTGATGCAACAGATTCATCTAAACAACTAAAAGGATATATGCTGCTTATGTTTAATAAATATTATAAGGAAAACACTCCTGTAAGAATTATTAATATAACCTTTGGAAGACTTCGGCCCAAACAAGCTATCCAATTGAATTTCTTTGAAGCCCCAGAAGAAATCATCGAAAATGAAGAACTAGATAGTGCTATTAATATTGTTAGAAAAAAACATGGTTATACTTCATTACTGCATGCATCAAGCTTACTTGAAAGTGGGATGGCCAGATATCGAGCTAAATTGCTGGGTGGCCATAGATCCGGAAAGGAAGAGTGA
- a CDS encoding VOC family protein codes for MTNQKIVPHLWFDTEAKEAVAFYSSIFPESKVTHSMVLYDTPSGNADLISFELWGTKFMAISAGPYFKFNSTISFMVNFDPSREKNASKIIDEVWNKLSEEGTVLMPLDKYPFSEKYGWIQDKYGLSWQLILTNPEGEERPPIIPSLLFTNDVCGKAEEAARFYLSIFQNGKEGHIARYPKGMEPNMEGTIMFSDFMLEHQWFVAMDSAEAHSFHFNEAISFMVYCDTQEEIDYYWNQLTAVPASEQCGWLKDKYGLSWQIVPKEMDDMMENGTDEQIASLNQATLKMKKLDLAELRKAYKSI; via the coding sequence ATGACAAATCAAAAGATTGTCCCACATTTATGGTTTGACACAGAGGCAAAGGAAGCCGTAGCATTTTATTCTTCCATTTTTCCAGAATCAAAAGTCACACATAGTATGGTATTATATGATACTCCATCAGGAAATGCTGATTTAATATCCTTCGAACTATGGGGAACAAAATTCATGGCAATTAGTGCAGGTCCTTATTTTAAATTCAATTCAACCATTTCTTTTATGGTGAACTTTGATCCATCTCGAGAAAAAAATGCAAGCAAAATAATAGATGAAGTTTGGAATAAGTTATCAGAAGAAGGCACTGTGCTGATGCCACTTGATAAATATCCGTTCAGCGAAAAGTATGGATGGATTCAAGATAAATATGGTTTGTCATGGCAATTAATTCTTACCAATCCAGAAGGTGAAGAACGTCCACCTATCATACCGTCACTATTGTTTACTAATGATGTATGCGGTAAAGCTGAAGAAGCAGCTCGTTTTTATTTATCTATATTTCAAAATGGGAAGGAAGGGCACATCGCACGTTATCCTAAAGGCATGGAGCCTAATATGGAAGGAACCATTATGTTTTCTGACTTCATGTTAGAACATCAATGGTTTGTTGCAATGGACAGTGCGGAGGCTCATTCTTTCCATTTTAATGAAGCAATCTCATTTATGGTCTATTGTGACACACAGGAAGAAATAGATTACTACTGGAATCAACTGACAGCAGTTCCAGCATCTGAACAATGCGGATGGCTGAAGGATAAATATGGCTTATCCTGGCAGATTGTACCTAAGGAAATGGATGACATGATGGAAAATGGAACAGACGAGCAAATAGCAAGTTTGAATCAAGCTACGCTTAAAATGAAAAAACTTGATCTTGCTGAGTTGCGAAAGGCTTATAAGTCAATATAA
- a CDS encoding response regulator transcription factor, with amino-acid sequence MKKSLLYIEDNEKIGNWVKEELEERGFSVQWLLSGENAEKEVLHHEVVILDIMLPGLDGFTVGKRLKKVAPTVPILLLSARTSIDDKVDGLQFADDYLTKPFHIDELVARLEVLIRRSGGLHSERISLGEHIEVDPEIKMVFDKQTGKEIILTGKQHQILMYFLNHPNKVLPKEQIYEAIWEEPYMTGDKTLMVHISRLRQKIEQNPDSPEIIETLKGIGYRVKL; translated from the coding sequence TTGAAAAAAAGCTTATTATATATTGAAGATAACGAGAAAATAGGCAATTGGGTGAAAGAGGAATTAGAAGAGCGAGGCTTTTCAGTACAGTGGTTACTATCAGGAGAGAATGCTGAAAAAGAAGTGCTTCATCATGAAGTAGTTATTTTGGATATCATGTTGCCTGGATTAGATGGATTCACCGTTGGGAAACGCTTAAAGAAGGTAGCTCCTACAGTCCCAATTTTACTTTTATCAGCTCGAACATCGATAGATGATAAAGTGGATGGCTTGCAATTTGCGGATGATTATTTAACAAAACCTTTTCATATAGATGAATTAGTTGCTAGATTGGAAGTATTAATACGCCGAAGTGGAGGGCTACATTCCGAGCGTATTTCCTTAGGAGAGCATATCGAAGTCGATCCAGAAATCAAAATGGTATTTGATAAACAGACAGGAAAAGAAATTATCTTGACAGGAAAACAGCATCAAATTTTAATGTATTTCTTAAACCATCCTAACAAGGTTTTACCAAAAGAACAGATTTATGAAGCAATTTGGGAGGAGCCATATATGACTGGTGATAAAACATTAATGGTTCATATTAGTCGTCTCCGTCAAAAAATAGAGCAGAATCCAGATTCTCCAGAGATTATTGAAACGTTGAAGGGAATAGGTTATCGGGTGAAGCTATGA
- a CDS encoding histidine kinase dimerization/phospho-acceptor domain-containing protein — protein sequence MKHQNSLFRNFMTGHFIFIILPMFFIFLFLGFVGISVINENHVEVNRFYMILLLFAFIIVAFVIMSWIFFLKLRKRLIRLQESMAISADNETFPKPVPIQTDRMDEIDQLGNSFNWMISQLEDSKIREYEEELLRRNLIANLSHDLRTPLTILRGHVSRLHKESLSIEGKESIVEIDHTITRVDDLMDDLLAYTLLTSGKYPFQPSSTDIIRLVRASVAAWYPVFEEKKIQFDVDLPTEETFYWEVDSKWVTRVLDNLFQNILRHAATGKYASIVVDDKKEQIIILDKGPGMDQSSDKSGVGIGLSISNYMLEKMKLKAQFLTNENGTKVVISRA from the coding sequence ATGAAACATCAGAATTCATTATTTCGGAATTTTATGACAGGACATTTTATCTTTATTATTTTACCAATGTTTTTCATATTTCTTTTTCTGGGGTTCGTCGGGATTTCTGTGATCAATGAGAATCATGTAGAGGTAAACCGATTTTACATGATTTTACTTCTGTTTGCTTTTATTATTGTTGCATTTGTTATCATGTCTTGGATTTTCTTTTTAAAACTTCGCAAGCGTCTTATTCGCCTCCAGGAATCTATGGCAATATCTGCTGATAATGAAACCTTTCCTAAGCCTGTACCTATTCAAACAGATAGAATGGATGAAATAGATCAGTTAGGGAATTCCTTTAATTGGATGATTAGCCAGCTTGAAGATAGTAAAATAAGAGAATACGAAGAAGAATTATTACGACGCAATCTTATTGCAAATTTATCTCATGATTTGCGAACTCCGCTTACCATTTTGCGAGGGCATGTCAGCAGATTACATAAAGAATCACTTAGTATAGAAGGAAAAGAATCCATAGTAGAAATAGATCATACGATTACAAGAGTTGACGATTTAATGGATGACTTACTTGCCTATACACTGCTTACATCAGGAAAATATCCTTTTCAGCCTAGTTCAACAGATATAATTCGTTTAGTAAGAGCTTCAGTTGCTGCTTGGTATCCTGTATTTGAGGAGAAAAAGATACAATTTGATGTTGATTTGCCAACAGAAGAAACCTTTTACTGGGAAGTCGATTCGAAGTGGGTAACACGTGTCTTAGACAACTTATTTCAAAATATCCTTCGGCATGCTGCTACAGGAAAATATGCAAGTATTGTTGTTGATGACAAAAAGGAGCAAATTATTATTTTAGATAAAGGACCAGGTATGGACCAATCTTCTGATAAGAGTGGGGTAGGTATAGGTTTATCCATTTCAAATTACATGCTAGAAAAAATGAAACTGAAAGCTCAGTTTCTAACCAATGAGAACGGTACAAAAGTGGTTATTTCTAGGGCTTAA
- a CDS encoding ABC transporter ATP-binding protein, which translates to MIEINNLVKKHGSQKILSGISFKAKPGRVTGFLGPNGAGKSSTLRILLGLDRATSGNAQINGGPFAKLNNPLATIGAALDGFGAHRMRTGRAHLRWIARAAGLPRSRVEEVLEIVGLTHAAGKRIGNYSLGMRKRLGMAAALLGDPEILVLDEPVNGLDPEGIRWIRTFLRERAESGNTVLLSSHLMGELAETVDDVVIINHGKIVADGTLEEVIGHHATLEEAFFALTSGSAGDVI; encoded by the coding sequence ATGATTGAAATTAATAACTTAGTTAAGAAACATGGATCTCAAAAGATCTTGTCAGGCATTAGTTTTAAAGCTAAACCGGGGAGAGTCACTGGTTTCCTAGGACCAAATGGAGCGGGGAAGAGCTCTACACTCCGTATCCTACTTGGATTGGATCGTGCCACCTCAGGAAATGCACAAATTAATGGGGGACCCTTTGCAAAATTAAACAATCCACTAGCAACCATAGGTGCAGCCCTTGATGGATTTGGGGCTCATCGGATGCGAACAGGCCGAGCACATTTGCGTTGGATTGCACGTGCTGCAGGATTGCCTCGCTCCCGTGTAGAGGAAGTATTAGAAATAGTAGGTCTTACTCATGCAGCCGGTAAGCGGATTGGAAATTATTCGCTTGGTATGAGGAAAAGACTCGGTATGGCTGCAGCACTGTTAGGTGATCCTGAGATATTGGTTTTAGATGAACCAGTAAACGGACTTGACCCAGAAGGTATTCGCTGGATTCGAACCTTTTTACGTGAACGTGCTGAATCCGGAAATACCGTACTCTTATCCAGTCATCTTATGGGGGAGCTTGCGGAAACGGTTGATGATGTCGTGATTATTAATCATGGGAAAATTGTTGCTGATGGTACTTTAGAAGAAGTAATAGGTCATCATGCCACACTTGAGGAAGCCTTTTTTGCTCTCACTTCTGGAAGTGCAGGTGATGTGATATGA